From the Manis pentadactyla isolate mManPen7 chromosome 15, mManPen7.hap1, whole genome shotgun sequence genome, the window ATTCTTGGTTGAATGAAAATATTCAATTTTATGGCTACCTAGGAATTAAAATTTACAATGAAATGAGAATGTTTCCTTAACTGAAGTTAAAGAATAATAATTCCTACCTACATATCCCAGacacaatgaatgaatgaatgaatgaataagctaTTTACTACAGAGTTGTGAACAAGCAAGATACAGCCATTCTTTCACATTAAACACAAAATGCAGGCAATGGTCTCATCTCACTGGAGATTTATGAAAAGGACATTTGCAAGAGACTTTATGCATACACAAGGACTTATTTTATAAGCAAGGGTCATCATCCTCATTAGCTCTGCCCTCGTGGGGCAAGTAATCATAGGAATATTTGCATAATGCTTTCAAATGTTCGTTTTACATACTCagtacaacaaccctatgagaatAGAAACTGGAAATTATTACAGTATCATCCATTTTGTCTTATGAAGCAGAGGCTCAGAATAGGGaactgacttgcccaaagtcgTCAGACTcatcagtggcagagctgagactcaAAGCTGGATCTTCTAATACCAGATTCCATCTTCTTTCCACTGCATTCCCTACTCCTCCAAGTAAGCTGTAAGAGGCAGCTTTAGGCATTCTACAAGCAGACAGaatgagaggaaggaaaggaaagcagtgaGGAAATAGAAGGAGGTGTTTTATTAGGAAGTGAGTCTAACCTCTCTCAGTTGCCCAAACGCCCCTCCAAATGCCCCTTATGTGGCAACAGTGCCACAGGTTACCCTTCTCTTAATGTATGCCCCAAGGTCTGCAACTACAGTTATTAGCTGAGAATCATGTTGGAGATTTATATgcctaaaagaaatataaagatttTTCTCCTCCACGGTTGTGACAGCTAAACTAACTCCTCCCACAAGGCCCGTGACTCCCAGGTCTCGGTCACATTAATTGCCTTGGGGACCGAAGAAACCGTGAGGTGTGAGGGAATGAAGGGAAGATGATTTGGGTAGAGGCGGACGGGGTGGAGGAGGAACTAAGGTTGGCTAAGGAGGCGGAGATCACCTGCGGTGGAGCTGTGGTCTGGGGATGTGGGTTTTGCGGCTGAACTAGAAGGTAGGGTAGGAAGCCAGGATCAGAGCTGACAGTCAGGGTGAAGTTTACCTTCGGAAGGGCGTACGGTTGCTGAGGATCTAAGAGGGCTAGAGAGAGATGAAGGCGGGTGGGACGCTGGGTGGTCTCCAGGGCGCGAGGACGGAGGCGAGGCCACTCTGTGATTGGGTGCTCCCCTAAGTCACGCCTCCAGGACCCCCGTCTCCCCTCAAGCCCCGCCCACGCCACTGGGCGCGCGCctggggagcggggaggggggCCTAACTGGAcaaggggggagggggagaggagaggcTCGTGCACGCGCCCCACTCGCCGCGGGTGCGCGAGCAGCGCGCTCCCGCCTCCCGCGCCGCCATCTTTTCCCCCTCCGTCTGTCTGTCTGCCGTTGGCTTTGTCCATCTGCAGCGCCGCCCCTCGGCTCCCCGTCACCGGCTCGGCCCGGAGCCGCCCTGCGCCTGCCGAGGCCCAGTCCCGGAGAGCCCCGGCCCGGCCGGCCTGAGCTGTGGCCTCGGGCCCATTGTCCAGCGGTCCGTCTGTCCGGAGGCGGGGCCCAGGGACCCGGAGCGCCGCGGAGCGCCGAGGCGCCGGGTAAAAGGACCCCCGACTCCTTCCTTCCGGGGCCAGGCTGAGGATACAGGGGCTCCTCGCTCGCTTCTTGGTCGCCGGCTGTCGGTCCTTTTGTCTGTGTCCGGGGACGCGGCCAGGGGCTCTCTCTGGCCTGGGGGGCGGGGGCAGCCCGCGCTCCCACCCTGCCGCGGCCCCAGGTTCCGAGACGAGGACCGACCCGACCGGCTCCCCGCCGTCGGCTCCTCTTTCAGCCCCTCCGGCGGTCTCGAGTCCGGGAGGGCCGTCCACGCCGCCGCCCTCCCGGCGTGGGCCCAGGTCGGCTCCGCCGGCAGAGCCGGGACGGCCGCGGCGTCTGACAGGCGgggtggagctgggggaggggaggatgggCGTGGGGGTGCAGACCCTGGGGGCAGTCCCTCGTCGCTGTCTAGCTGAAAGCCTTCTAAATTTAGATTTCTGAGAAGGCTGTGTCGTCTGAGGGTTTGTCTGAGCCGCCGTGGAAGACCTCTGGCCCTTGGCTGATGATTCCTGGGAGTTTACCTGTGCTTATATTTGAAGAAGCCACGGGAACCATCTCGGCCGATTGCTCCAGACCAAACAAGTGGGAACTGGGTGAACAGTGAAGGGGCTGCTTGACCAGCTTTCTTGTCCTCTTATTTTTGGCAGATACATATCACTGGGATTCAGGCGAGTTTACTTTGCTCCGTGGGAACTGCGCCAGGGCTGGAGGTGGGAGTGAACCCTCTTTTCTTAAGCTTAGATTTcacgttttttttcttttcctttctaaagtCTGTGGTGTGTCCTGGAAGCTGCAACCTAACACCTGTGGGAGAGCAGGG encodes:
- the LOC118918608 gene encoding collagen alpha-1(I) chain-like — its product is MGRKESSAKGQRSSTAAQTNPQTTQPSQKSKFRRLSARQRRGTAPRVCTPTPILPSPSSTPPVRRRGRPGSAGGADLGPRREGGGVDGPPGLETAGGAERGADGGEPVGSVLVSEPGAAAGWERGLPPPPRPERAPGRVPGHRQKDRQPATKKRARSPCILSLAPEGRSRGSFYPAPRRSAALRVPGPRLRTDGPLDNGPEATAQAGRAGALRDWASAGAGRLRAEPVTGSRGAALQMDKANGRQTDGGGKDGGAGGGSALLAHPRRVGRVHEPLLSPSPLVQLGPPPRSPGARPVAWAGLEGRRGSWRRDLGEHPITEWPRLRPRALETTQRPTRLHLSLALLDPQQPYALPKNA